The following is a genomic window from Bosea sp. RAC05.
GCCGCTGCCATGGCGACCAGCAGACAGAGCGCGCGCAGGACCATCGCGATCTTCAAGGCCTGCTTTCCTCCAACTGGCGCGGCGGCACCGTGGGACAGGCGCCGCGTGGATCATGGCAGAGCGGGTGTCGCGTCTGCAACGGCGGCAGGTGGCTGTCAGCCGGCCGCCGCCGCCCGCTCCTGCGCCTCGACCACCGCCACCGCCGTCATGTTGACGACGCCGCGTGCGGTCACCGAGCCGGTGAGGATGTGCACGGGCTTGGCCGCGCCGATCAGGATCGGCCCGACCGGCAGCGCATCCGCCAGCACCTTCGCGAACTGGTAGGCGATGTTGGCGGCGTCGAGGTTCGGGAAGATCAGCACATTGGCCACGCCCTTGAGCCGCGAGGAGGGCAGGACGCGCTCGCGCACCATCGCCACCAGGGCGGTGTCGGCCTCCATCTCGCCGTCGCATTCCAGTTCCGGCGCCCGCTCGCGGATCAGCCCCAGCGCCTTGCGCATCTTGACGGCAGAGGGCGTGTCTGCGGCACCGAAATCCGAATGCGACAGCAGCGCGATCTTGGGTTCGATGCCAAAGCGGGTGACATGGCTCGCCGCCAGCACCGTCATGTCCGCGATCTCCTCGGCGCTGGGATCGTGCTTCACATGGGTATCGGCCAGGAAGAAGGCGCCCTTGTTGGTGATGATCAGCGTCATCGCCGAGATGTCGCAGACGCCGGGCGCCAGGCCGATGATGTCCTTGATGTGCCGCAGCCGCGACATGAAGCGGCCTTCGAGGCCGGTGATCATCGCATCGGCCTCGCCGCGCGCGACCGCGAGCGCCGCGATCACCGTGTTGTTGGTGCGCACGAGCGAGCGCGCCGCCTCGGGCGTGACGCCGCGCCGGCCGGCGATGTCGAGATAGGTCTGGACGTAGTCGCGATAGCGCGGGTCGTCCTCGGGATTGACGACCTCGCAGTCGATGCCCGGCCGGATCGACAGGCCGAAGCGCTGCACACGGCTCTCGATCACGCTCGGGCGGCCGATCAGGATCGGAATCGCCAGCCCCTCTTCGAGCGCGATCTGGGCGGCCCGCAACACGCGCTCATCCTCGCCCTCGGCATAGATCACGCGCTTGGGATCCGCCTTCGCCTGGGTGAAGAGCGGCTTCATGATGAAGCCGGAGCGGAAGACGAAGCGCGAGAGTTCCTCGCGATAGGCCTCGATATCGGGCAGCGGCTTGCGCGCCACGCCGGTCGCCATCGCCGCCTGGGCGACGGCCGGCGCGATCCGGATGATCAGGCGCGGGTCGAAGGGGTTGGGGATCAGCGAGGTCGCCCCGAAGGTCGAGGATTCGCCGCCATAGGCCCGCGCCGCGATGTCCGACGTCGCCTCCCGCGCCAGCGCTGCGATGGCGCGCACGGCGGCGAGCTTCATCGCCTCGTTGATCGTCGTCGCCTGCACGTCGAGCGCGCCGCGGAAGATGTAGGGGAAGCAGAGGACGTTGTTGACCTGATTGGGATAGTCCGAGCGCCCGGTGCAGATCATCGCATCGGGCCGCACCGCCAGCGCGTCCTCGGGCGTGATCTCGGGATTGGGATTGGCCAGCGCCAGGATCAGCGGCCTGGGACCCATCGCCTTGGCCATCTCGGGCTTCAGCACGCCGGCGGCCGAGAGGCCCAGGAACACGTCGGCGCCGGAGATCACCTCCGCCAGCGTGCGCGCGTCGGTCTCCTGCGCGTAGACCTCCTTCCAGCGGTCCATCAGGGTGTTGCGGCCCTTGTGGACGACGCCTTCCAGGTCGGTCACCCAGATGTTCTTGCGCTGCGCGCCGAGCTCGACCAGGAGGTTGAGGCAGGCCAGCGCCGCCGCACCCGCGCCGGACACGACGATCTTGACGTCGCCGATCTGCTTGCCGGAAAGGTCGAGCCCGTTGAGGATCGCCGCCGAGACGATGATCGCCGTACCGTGCTGGTCGTCATGGAAGACCGGGATGTTCATCCGGGCCTTCAGCTGCTCCTCGATCTCGAAGCATTCCGGGCCCTTGATGTCCTCGAGGTTGATGCCGCCGAAGGTCGGCTCCAGCGCCGCGACGACCTCGACGAACTTCTCGATATTCTTCTGCTCGACCTCGATGTCGAAGCAGTCGATCCCGGCGAACTTCTTGAAGAGGACGGCCTTGCCCTCCATCACCGGCTTGGACGCGAGCGGCCCGATGTCGCCCAGCCCCAGCACGGCCGTGCCGTTGGTGATGACCGCGACGAGGTTCTGCCGCGAGGTCAGCTCCGCGGCCTGGGAGGGATCGTCGACGATGGCCTCGCAGGCGGCCGCCACGCCGGGCGAATAGGCGAGCGCGAGGTCGCGCTGGTTGCCGAGCGGCTTGGTCGCCTGGATCTCGATCTTACCGGGACGCGGCAGGCGGTGATAGACGAGCGCGCCGGAGCGGAGATCGGGGGACAGGTTGCTCTTCATCGCGGCGGCTCCGGCGGCGCAGGCTCAATGTCAGGAGCAGCCGAGGTCGCGCGAATGGGGCGAGGTCGTCAAGCGCGGTGAATGCATTAATCGCAGGCAGGGATCGCCGTCATGGCCAGGCCGGGAAGCATGGGCCGGGCCATCGACCTTGAATCACTCTGTTAAGGCCCTCGCGCAGCAGATGAGGCGATCGATTCAAGCCGTTGGCCTGAATCGCCTTTCTGGTTCGCCGGCGTCCGCTCAGAGCGCCGCGACGCGGCTCAGAACGCCTTGAAGGTGATGATCGTATGGGTGTCGGCGATCTCGGGGATCGACTGCACCTTCTGGGCGACGAAATGGCCGATATCGACGTCCGCCGCGACATGGAACTTCGCCAGGATGTCGTAATTGCCCGCCGTCGAATAGATCTCCGAGGCGATCTCGCGATCGGCGAGTTCGCTGGCGACCTCATAGGTCTTGCCGAGCTTGCATTTGATCTCGACGAAGAAGGTCTGCATCGCGGGCTCCGGATCTCGTCTGCGGCCTGGCCCGTCCGGCGGCCGGGAGGCCGCCCGCCGCAGCCGCCGCGCCCGATCTGGATAGAGCCTCCCGCCCCGTCAGATCAAGCGCCGGCGAGTTCGGCGATGCGGCGCGTCATGGCGTTCTCGGGATCGGCGAGGCCCGCGATCACCGTGAAGTGGTTGGCGCCGGCGATCTCCTCATAGCGGGTGCGGACGCCCGACAGCCCCCAGACATCGACGATGCGGCGGCTCTGCTTGAAGTACTCCTCGCTCTCCTCGCCGCCGACGACGGCGTCCATGACCAGGCCGGAGGGCGCTGGCCAGAACAGCGGGCTCTCGCGCTCGGCCGCCTCGAAGCTGAGATTGAGCGCACCGTTGATGCTGGTCTCCGTCAGCGGCTTCAGATTGTAGAGGCCGGAGATGCCATAGGCCGCCGGCACGAGATGCTCCGGCAGGTT
Proteins encoded in this region:
- a CDS encoding NADP-dependent malic enzyme; this translates as MKSNLSPDLRSGALVYHRLPRPGKIEIQATKPLGNQRDLALAYSPGVAAACEAIVDDPSQAAELTSRQNLVAVITNGTAVLGLGDIGPLASKPVMEGKAVLFKKFAGIDCFDIEVEQKNIEKFVEVVAALEPTFGGINLEDIKGPECFEIEEQLKARMNIPVFHDDQHGTAIIVSAAILNGLDLSGKQIGDVKIVVSGAGAAALACLNLLVELGAQRKNIWVTDLEGVVHKGRNTLMDRWKEVYAQETDARTLAEVISGADVFLGLSAAGVLKPEMAKAMGPRPLILALANPNPEITPEDALAVRPDAMICTGRSDYPNQVNNVLCFPYIFRGALDVQATTINEAMKLAAVRAIAALAREATSDIAARAYGGESSTFGATSLIPNPFDPRLIIRIAPAVAQAAMATGVARKPLPDIEAYREELSRFVFRSGFIMKPLFTQAKADPKRVIYAEGEDERVLRAAQIALEEGLAIPILIGRPSVIESRVQRFGLSIRPGIDCEVVNPEDDPRYRDYVQTYLDIAGRRGVTPEAARSLVRTNNTVIAALAVARGEADAMITGLEGRFMSRLRHIKDIIGLAPGVCDISAMTLIITNKGAFFLADTHVKHDPSAEEIADMTVLAASHVTRFGIEPKIALLSHSDFGAADTPSAVKMRKALGLIRERAPELECDGEMEADTALVAMVRERVLPSSRLKGVANVLIFPNLDAANIAYQFAKVLADALPVGPILIGAAKPVHILTGSVTARGVVNMTAVAVVEAQERAAAAG
- a CDS encoding Lrp/AsnC ligand binding domain-containing protein — its product is MQTFFVEIKCKLGKTYEVASELADREIASEIYSTAGNYDILAKFHVAADVDIGHFVAQKVQSIPEIADTHTIITFKAF